In the Desulfonauticus submarinus genome, CAATCTCCATGTGCAGTAAGCCCAGAAATCCACATCTAAATCCAAATCCTAAAGCTTGAGAGGTTTCTGCTTCAAAAAATAGAGAGGAGTCATTTAATTGTAATTTTTCTAACGCGAATTTTAGGTCTTCGTATTCTCCTGGGTCAACAGGATATAAACCACAAAAAACCATTGGCTTTATCTTTTTAAATCCAGGGAATGGTTTGGGCGTGGGCTTTTTAGGATGAGTTATAGTGTCTCCTACTCGCGCATCTTTAAGTTCTTTTATATTAGCACATAAAAATCCAACCTCACCTGGTCCCAACTGATTTATATCCACAGCTTCAGGAGAAAAAACTCCAAGTCGAATTACTTCATATTTTTTGCCTGTAGAACACATTAAAATGTCTTGCCCTTTTACAATAGTTCCATCTATTACGCGAAACAACACTACAACTCCTACATAGGGATCATACCATGAATCAAAAATTAAGGCTTTTAATGGTGCATTAGGATCACCTTTAGGACTTGGAATAAATTTTATAATCTTTTCTAAGAGTTCTGGTACTCCTTCACCTGTTTTTGCACTTACCAAGGTAATATTCGAAGTGTCCAGGCCAATGCCTTCTTCTATTTCTTCTATAACTCGTTCTGGTTCTGCACTTGGCAGATCTATTTTATTTAAAACAGGTAATATTTCTAAATCATGATCTAGAGCCAGATATACATTGGCCAAGGTTTGAGCCTCTACTCCTTGGGTGGCATCAACTACTAGTAAAGCTCCATCACACGCAGCCAGGCTTCTGGAAACCTCATAAGAGAAATCTACATGGCCTGGAGTATCAATTAGATTTAAGATATAAGTTGTTCCGTCTTTAGATTTGTAGGGAATACGCACGGTTTGGGCTTTTATTGTGATGCCTCGTTCTCTTTCTAAATCCATTTTATCTAGATATTGATCTTTTTTTTCTCTTTCCCCAACCAGCCCTGTTATTTCTAGGATTCTGTCAGCCAAGGTAGACTTTCCATGATCTATGTGAGCAATGATGCTGAAATTTCTGATTTTTTTTATATCCATAATAAATTCCTTCTCTCTTAAGTGGAGTAGTTTCTATTTTCTTTTTACAAAATGGTCAAATCCTTGGAGATTTAATTTTGTTTTTTCTTTATAAATTCCTGTTTCTCCTTTTATAACAGATCCTATTGGCCAACAATTAGGTATCTTAGAAAGAATTTTGGGGAAAAGATGTTTTTCTATTACTCCCAATAGGCCATAGTCTTCTCCCCCTTCTAATACAAAATAAAGAGAATTAAAGTCTTTTAGTTTAGCTAGTTTTATTATTTCTTTATTTATAGGTATGACAGGTTCTAGTTTTAGACCTAGTCCTACAGGTAAAAGCCTGTGTATGTCTTTGGCTATGCCATCAGAGATATCCAACATACTTTTAACTTGAGAAGATAAGAATCTTCCTTCTTTGAGGTAGAATTTAGGACGGAGATGGGCCTTTATACTTAAGGGGAAATCTTTTTTAGGTAGATTTTCCTGTAGGATAAGAAGGCCTGCTTTGGAAAGTCCTATCTCTCCTATTACAAAGACTATATCGCCTGGGTTAGCTTTTTTTCTGCCAGGAAAATTTTGTGAGCATTCTCCTCCGATGGTAATAGAAATACCAAGACGTTCTCCTTTACTTAGATCTCCTCCAATTAAAGTTAAATTATATTGTTTGGCTAAAAGGGACATAGAGGCAAACATTTTCTGGGCAAAGTTAAGATCTAAGTAAGAAGGCCAAATAAGATTGAGGAGAAAAAAAATAGGTTTTGCTCCACATGCGGCCAAATCACTTAAGTTTATGGCCAAGGCTTTATAACCAATGTCTTCTGGTTTAAAATAATTTAATGAAAAGTGAGTATTTTCTAAGAATAGATCTGAACTAAGGGCTAGTTTATCGCTTTGGACTAGGGCGCAGTCATGCCCTCTGCCGATAATCACTCGTGCCCCTATATTGGGAAAAAATTTATCTATTAAATATAAAAAATCTTCTTCTTGCATATTTATTCAAATTCTAAAAAGTCTTTGATTACTGTTTTTAAACCACATTTGGGAAAGTGTACTTTGTATTTATTAGGTGGAATATGAGCAATTATTTTACCTTGACCAAATATTTTATGAGAGCAATAGGCTCCTGTTCGGTTATTATTTACTGCTGTTTTTTTGGTTGCTGGGGATAGAGTTTTAGGATTTAAAGATTCTGACTCATTTTTTTGTGTGTTATAAGGATTACAATCCCCAAAAAAGTTTTCTTTATATACATTGACCAGGGTTTCTTTTATTTCAGTGATAAAAGGACTTGGTAACACAGGTTCAAAGCTGTCAAAATATTTATTATAAGTTGTAGTTGGTACAAATAGGGCCAGATATTCTTTTGCCCTTGTGCAGGCTACATAGAAGAGTCTTCTTTCTTCTTCTAGGGCTACTGGATCTTCTAAGGCATATTTTGACGGGAATTTATCTTCTATTAAGTCTATTATTAGTACACAACTCCATTCTAAGCCTTTGGCTGAGTGAATGGTGGATAAAACTATTCTATTGTCATCTCTTTTTTCTTCATTGGTTGGTTCTAAAGTTAAATCTGCTAAAAAATCTTCTAGGTGTTCATAGGTAGAAGCTATTTGAATTAGTTGTTCTACTCCTGCCATCCGTTTGGGAAGGTCGTCCATAAATTTATTTTCCATAATTGGAGTATAAATTTTGATTATTTCTTCTAAAAGAGTTTGAGGCGAGAGTTGTTTTTGTCTGAGTTCATCTAGACTTTCCAAAATACATTTTAAGGCATTATTTTTAGCACAGATTCTTTTAAATTTAGATGTTTCTCCTTGGATAAAATATTGATAAAGTTTTTGGCATGTTTTGGGACCCACTCCTTTTATATTGCTAAGGGCTCTTGTCCAGGCTAATACATCACTTGCATTGGACACAATTCTTAAAAAAGCAATAATATCTTTAATATGTGCAGCTTCTGAAAATTTTTGGCCTCCAAATTTTTGGAACTTTAATCCAACTTTTCCTAGTTCCATTTCCAGAGCATAAGATTGATAGCCTGCTCTAAACAGAACAGCTATTTCTCGATAAGGATATTTTAATGATAGTTCTTGGATTTTTTTTGTTACTAATTGAGCTTGGCTGAAATCACTATTTGTATAATATAATTCAGGTTTTATACCTTCATCCTTAGATGAAAATAATTTTTTAGGATATTTTTCTTTGGCTAAACTTAAAACATGATTTGCTAGAGATAAAATAGGTTGAGTAGAACGGTAATTTTGTTCTAATTTAATAATTTGAGCATTTGGAAAAAGTTTTGGAAAGTTTAGAATATTTTCTATGGTAGCTCCTCTAAAGGCATATATAGATTGGGCATCATCTCCCACTGCCATGACATTGCCTTCGTCTCCTGCCAGTAATTTTATAAGCCTGCCTTGAATTTTATTAGTGTCTTGATATTCATCTACCATTACAAATTGAAATTTTTGTTGAAATAAAAAGCGAACATTTTCATCTTGGTTGAGTAATTGTTCTAGAAAAAATAATAAGTCATCATAATCTACTAAAAAATGCTTGGCTTTAAAATTTTTATAGTAATTGGATATTTCTAAGATGTCGTTTGTAAATAGAGAAAGGTGGTAATATTGATTTTTTATAATTTGTTCTAGGGGAAGTTCTTTGTTTCTAGACCTAGAAATAATTTCATATATTGTTTGGTGCTTAGGAAACTTTTTATCTTTGGTGAGATTTAATTCATTTTTAGCCTGTCTTATGATTTCCAGAGCATCAGAGGTGTCAATAATAGAAAAACCTTCCTGCCAACCCAATACATTGGCAAATTTTTTAAGCATAGAAAAGGCAAAGCTGTGAAAGGTCCCGCCACAAATACCTATTATATCTTGCCCTAATAATTCCTCCACTCTTTTAAGCATTTCAGCGGCAGCTTTGCGAGTGAAGGTTAAAAGTAAAATATTGCTAGGGTCTATTCCGTGCTCCATAAGGTAAGCCAGTCGATAGACAATGGTTCTGGTTTTTCCGCTACCTGCACCAGCAATTACTAATAGAGGTCCATTAACAGTAGTTACTGCTTTTAATTGAGCTGGATTTAATTCTTGTTCATAGTTTATTTTCATAATTTTTTTCCACTAATTTTCCTACGTCCCGTAGAGTTATAGGTTTTTCTCCAAAAGAATCAAAAAATAAGACATCGCTTTCTAGATGTACACCTGTTCTACCAAAATGACCAAAAATTTCTTTACGGTCAAATTTTCCTTTAAGGTCAAAACCAGCACGCGGCACGCAAATTAAATCAGGGGTATGGTCAAAGCTAGCATTAGGATATAATTCTCTTTTTTCCAAAACTTTGGAAATAACCTTTTCCCCTTGATAGCGCATAGAAAGTAAAATTTCTTTTATTTGTTGGGCCAAGCTTTGTTTTCCCAATTTGCGAGCTGTTGGATCAAAAGGATATAAATATATTCTGCCAGAATCTAAAGCAAAAGCCTTGGTTAAAGGATGGATACAATCTAAGTCCCATTCATTTAACGGAGGTTTTTTAAATTTTAAAAAACCACGTTGAGTTAATAAAGCATTTAGGTCTACTTCTGTTTTTAGAGCAGTGAATCCATGATCTGCCACTAAGATTAGTCTTTTAGGGTCAGGCAATTCTTTAAATTTGTTTAAGACCTTAGTTAAGAGGTCATCTAAATTTTTTAAGAAAGTTAGACAGTTTTGATGAAGAGGATGTTCTTGGTTAATTACTGCATCATAACAGAAATGAAAAAGTCTATCTGGTTCAGTTAAGACAAAGATAAATATATCCCAAGCCAAATCAGACCAAAAAAGATTAAAGGCAAGCTCTCGGGAGGTTAAAGTTTTTTTAAGTTCTGGGAAGATATTGGCAGGGTTTTGTAGAGCCAAGATAGTATTTGCCTCTAAAGTATATTTTTGGGCTTTTAGAATGGGATATAATGGCGGGGGAAAAATTGCTTTTTTTAAATCTAAGGACAAAAAACCACTTATAAGTTGTCCTGAAATGGGAAAGGCTGGATAGGTATGAGGCAGGTTTATTATTTTAAAAAATTTTCCATTTGCTCTATTGGGATGAAAAATAGGTTGAGCCTTTATTTGAGAAGAGTCAGAAAAAAATATTTTTTGTTTTTTAAAAGAGTATTCAGTAAAGCCAAATACCCCATGATTTTCAGGGCCAGTTCCAGTAAAAAAAGAAGTCCAATTAACAGGAGAGAGATAGGGGAGCTCTGATTTTATAGCAACGGCTTTATTTGAGTGCAATAAAGGGTTAAGAGAGTTTAATATGCCTTTTTCACTTAAATCTTGGGCAAGAGATAAAGGCATTCCATCTAAGCCTATAATTAATGTACGAATAGAATGATTTTTTTGCATAACTTAATTAGAAACTCAGAAGGGAAACCTTGTTTGCTTAGGTAGTTAGAGTTTTTTCTCTGTCTAAGAAACGATAGGTTATTGCCTCAGCCAAGATGGAGATGTCAATATTTTCTTGATGTTTTAAATCTGCGATAGTTCGACTGATGCGTAAAATTCTAGTATAAGCTCTAGCAGATAGCCCAAGTTTGTTCACAGCTTGTTCTAAAAAAGTATGTTCTTTTTCTCCAAGAGAACAAAATTCGGCAAGCCATTTTCCAGAAAGTTCACTGTTAGTTAAAAAAGGTAGATTATGTTTTTGATAACGTTTTTGTTGGATTTCTCTAGCTTGTAAAATGCGTGCCCGCATTTTTTCTGAGGAAATTTTGCTTTGTTTTTGTTTTAAATCAGAATAGTCCACACCAGCTACTTCTACTTGTAGATCTATTCTATCTAAAAGAGGGCCTGAAAGTCGGGCTCTGTAGCGTTGGATTTGATTTGGCGTACAAGAGCATTCATGGTGCGCATCTCCAAGGTATCCACATGGGCAAGGGTTCATAGCTGCTACTAACATAAAATTGGCAGGATAGCGTAAAGATATTGAAGCTCTAGAAATAGTTACCTCTCCGTCTTCCAAAGGTTGTCTTAAAACTTCTAAAACGTGTTTTTTAAATTCAGGAAGTTCATCTAAGAAAAGTACTCCTCTATGAGCTAATGATACTTCTCCTGGTTTAGGTTGATGCCCTCCGCCAATAAGTCCTGCATCTGAGATGGTATGATGAGGAGAACGAAATGGTCTGTGAACAATAAGGGCCATATCTGGTTTCAATTGACCACTTACACTATAGATTTTGGTTACCTCAAGAGCTTCTTCAAAGGTTAAAGGTGGAAGTACAGTAGGTATTCTTTGGGCTAACATGGTTTTTCCACTACCTGGTGGGCCTATAAATAAAAGGTTGTGTCCTCCTGCGGCAGCTATTTCAATAGCTCTTTTGGCGTGTTCTTGGCCTTTAACTTCTGCAAAGTCTATAAGAAATTGTTGTTGTGCCTGAAAAATTTGCTCTATATTTAGTTTAGTTGGTTCTATTATTTGTTCTTGGTTGAGAAATTGAATTACATCTATTAGATTATTTGCCCCTAGCACTTGGATGTCTTTTACTACAGCTGCTTCTAAAGAGTTTTTTTGGGGCAAGATAATACCTTTGAAGTTTTTTTCTCTAGCCAAAAGAGCAAGAGAAAGAGCTCCTGCAATAGGTCTTAATTCTCCAGTTAAAGAAAGTTCTCCTGCCAAAAGATACATAGAAAGATTTGTTGGGGAGATAAGTCCGCTACTTGCTAATAAACCCACTGCTAAAGGTAAATCAAAAAGACTTCCTTCTTTGCGTTGATTAGCAGGGGCTAAATTAATGGTGATTCTACTAGGTGGAATTTTATAGCCACAGTTTTTTAAGGCAGAGAGGACTCTTTCTTTGCTTTCTTTAACAGCGCCTTCAGCTAAGCCCACTAATTTTAAGGCAGGTAGTCCTGAACGGACTAAATCTATCTCAACCTCTACTAAAAATGCATCTATGCCTAAAAGGCCTGCACTAAATGTTTTTGCAAACATTTGTATATTGACTAATATATTCAGTGAATAATTTTTCCAATCCTATTCCACCGAATATTAGAGAAACCTTGCCAAGACCAATAAATAATAAAGGCTTTACCTAAAATTTTATTTCTATCTACAAATCCCCAAAATCTAGAATCATAAGATTCATCCCTGTTGTCTCCCATTACAAAATATTTTCCCTCAGGAACAGTAATAGGACCAAAGTTATCTCTAGTGGGAATGATATTTGGATCTGTATGCTTGACATAAGGTTCTATTAATTTCTTGCCATTTCTATATACTATTTTGTTAATCACTTGAATTTTGTCTCCAGGTAGGCCAATAACTCTTTTAATAAAATCTTTAGAAGGATCGAGAGGATATTCAAAAACAATA is a window encoding:
- the lepA gene encoding translation elongation factor 4, with the protein product MDIKKIRNFSIIAHIDHGKSTLADRILEITGLVGEREKKDQYLDKMDLERERGITIKAQTVRIPYKSKDGTTYILNLIDTPGHVDFSYEVSRSLAACDGALLVVDATQGVEAQTLANVYLALDHDLEILPVLNKIDLPSAEPERVIEEIEEGIGLDTSNITLVSAKTGEGVPELLEKIIKFIPSPKGDPNAPLKALIFDSWYDPYVGVVVLFRVIDGTIVKGQDILMCSTGKKYEVIRLGVFSPEAVDINQLGPGEVGFLCANIKELKDARVGDTITHPKKPTPKPFPGFKKIKPMVFCGLYPVDPGEYEDLKFALEKLQLNDSSLFFEAETSQALGFGFRCGFLGLLHMEIVQERLEREFKVNLIATAPSVVYQVVKVDGTILEVDNPSKLPPPVEIEAIKEPFVKMEIHVPNEYVGNVLKLCEEKRGIQKDIRYLTTSRVIVIYELPFAEIVYDFFDRLKSVSRGFASLDYEVIDFRPSNLVKLDILINGSPVDAMATIVHRDKAYYKGRALALRLKKVIPRQLFEVVIQAAIGNKIIARERIAPLRKNVTAKCYGGDITRKRKLLEKQKEGKKRMKQMGNVEVPQEAFLAVLKAED
- the thiL gene encoding thiamine-phosphate kinase; the encoded protein is MQEEDFLYLIDKFFPNIGARVIIGRGHDCALVQSDKLALSSDLFLENTHFSLNYFKPEDIGYKALAINLSDLAACGAKPIFFLLNLIWPSYLDLNFAQKMFASMSLLAKQYNLTLIGGDLSKGERLGISITIGGECSQNFPGRKKANPGDIVFVIGEIGLSKAGLLILQENLPKKDFPLSIKAHLRPKFYLKEGRFLSSQVKSMLDISDGIAKDIHRLLPVGLGLKLEPVIPINKEIIKLAKLKDFNSLYFVLEGGEDYGLLGVIEKHLFPKILSKIPNCWPIGSVIKGETGIYKEKTKLNLQGFDHFVKRK
- a CDS encoding ATP-dependent helicase gives rise to the protein MKINYEQELNPAQLKAVTTVNGPLLVIAGAGSGKTRTIVYRLAYLMEHGIDPSNILLLTFTRKAAAEMLKRVEELLGQDIIGICGGTFHSFAFSMLKKFANVLGWQEGFSIIDTSDALEIIRQAKNELNLTKDKKFPKHQTIYEIISRSRNKELPLEQIIKNQYYHLSLFTNDILEISNYYKNFKAKHFLVDYDDLLFFLEQLLNQDENVRFLFQQKFQFVMVDEYQDTNKIQGRLIKLLAGDEGNVMAVGDDAQSIYAFRGATIENILNFPKLFPNAQIIKLEQNYRSTQPILSLANHVLSLAKEKYPKKLFSSKDEGIKPELYYTNSDFSQAQLVTKKIQELSLKYPYREIAVLFRAGYQSYALEMELGKVGLKFQKFGGQKFSEAAHIKDIIAFLRIVSNASDVLAWTRALSNIKGVGPKTCQKLYQYFIQGETSKFKRICAKNNALKCILESLDELRQKQLSPQTLLEEIIKIYTPIMENKFMDDLPKRMAGVEQLIQIASTYEHLEDFLADLTLEPTNEEKRDDNRIVLSTIHSAKGLEWSCVLIIDLIEDKFPSKYALEDPVALEEERRLFYVACTRAKEYLALFVPTTTYNKYFDSFEPVLPSPFITEIKETLVNVYKENFFGDCNPYNTQKNESESLNPKTLSPATKKTAVNNNRTGAYCSHKIFGQGKIIAHIPPNKYKVHFPKCGLKTVIKDFLEFE
- a CDS encoding alkaline phosphatase family protein, whose amino-acid sequence is MQKNHSIRTLIIGLDGMPLSLAQDLSEKGILNSLNPLLHSNKAVAIKSELPYLSPVNWTSFFTGTGPENHGVFGFTEYSFKKQKIFFSDSSQIKAQPIFHPNRANGKFFKIINLPHTYPAFPISGQLISGFLSLDLKKAIFPPPLYPILKAQKYTLEANTILALQNPANIFPELKKTLTSRELAFNLFWSDLAWDIFIFVLTEPDRLFHFCYDAVINQEHPLHQNCLTFLKNLDDLLTKVLNKFKELPDPKRLILVADHGFTALKTEVDLNALLTQRGFLKFKKPPLNEWDLDCIHPLTKAFALDSGRIYLYPFDPTARKLGKQSLAQQIKEILLSMRYQGEKVISKVLEKRELYPNASFDHTPDLICVPRAGFDLKGKFDRKEIFGHFGRTGVHLESDVLFFDSFGEKPITLRDVGKLVEKNYENKL
- a CDS encoding YifB family Mg chelatase-like AAA ATPase — encoded protein: MFAKTFSAGLLGIDAFLVEVEIDLVRSGLPALKLVGLAEGAVKESKERVLSALKNCGYKIPPSRITINLAPANQRKEGSLFDLPLAVGLLASSGLISPTNLSMYLLAGELSLTGELRPIAGALSLALLAREKNFKGIILPQKNSLEAAVVKDIQVLGANNLIDVIQFLNQEQIIEPTKLNIEQIFQAQQQFLIDFAEVKGQEHAKRAIEIAAAGGHNLLFIGPPGSGKTMLAQRIPTVLPPLTFEEALEVTKIYSVSGQLKPDMALIVHRPFRSPHHTISDAGLIGGGHQPKPGEVSLAHRGVLFLDELPEFKKHVLEVLRQPLEDGEVTISRASISLRYPANFMLVAAMNPCPCGYLGDAHHECSCTPNQIQRYRARLSGPLLDRIDLQVEVAGVDYSDLKQKQSKISSEKMRARILQAREIQQKRYQKHNLPFLTNSELSGKWLAEFCSLGEKEHTFLEQAVNKLGLSARAYTRILRISRTIADLKHQENIDISILAEAITYRFLDREKTLTT
- the lepB gene encoding signal peptidase I encodes the protein MSGKWQKIVAEYLEAFAVAFILAFLIRAFVIQAFKIPSGSMLDTLQIGDHLLVNKFIYGLRIPFTDKFIVKFSDPKFQDIIVFEYPLDPSKDFIKRVIGLPGDKIQVINKIVYRNGKKLIEPYVKHTDPNIIPTRDNFGPITVPEGKYFVMGDNRDESYDSRFWGFVDRNKILGKAFIIYWSWQGFSNIRWNRIGKIIH